A portion of the Caenorhabditis elegans chromosome III genome contains these proteins:
- the tra-1 gene encoding Sex-determining transformer protein 1 (Confirmed by transcript evidence) — protein MMAPSTEDPDTVVEAQRRGSFSKKKNANGWNKVELVDQCAKQMGSEDKQPGGGDVKTENDPSKNGLGSATSNFIQSSVPPSHQTLSNPLQLSPPAEASVAQQSGASQVFPTFQAALGASSDELLQPNATSSSTSSSASTSSIVPVVKFTNQTAPNGSTVATSVGQNVRLTINGKRVGRPPGTFKRPQNNAANSSNSGNDSDMMGDHDLTCRWKSCNSSFQTLKALVDHVQESHVQSTEQEHHAWRCEWEGCDRNETFKALYMLIVHVRRHTGEKPNKCEVGFGGDNEI, from the exons ATGATGGCCCCCAGTACTGAG GATCCCGATACGGTTGTCGAGGCTCAACGTCGTGGAAGCTTCTCGAAGAAAAAGAATGCAAATGGGTGGAATAAGGTGGAGCTTGTCGATCAGTGT GCCAAGCAAATGGGTTCGGAGGACAAACAACCTGGTGGTGGCGACGTGAAAACCGAAAATG atccatCAAAAAACGGACTCGGCTCGGCAACAAGTAATTTCATTCAAAGCTCAGTTCCCCCGTCACATCAAACTTTGAGCAATCCTCTGCAGCTGAGCCCACCGGCAGAAGCTTcag TGGCCCAACAATCCGGAGCATCTCAAGTTTTTCCGACATTTCAAGCAGCTCTCGGAGCATCATCCGATGAGCTTCTTCAGCCgaatgccacgtcatcatccaCGTCATCCTCCGCGTCGACATCGTCAATTGTGCCAGTGGTGAAGTTTACGAATCAAACAGCACCAAATGGTAGTACGGTTGCCACGTCAGTCGGGCAAAATGTTCGACTTACCAttaat GGAAAACGTGTCGGACGTCCGCCGGGAACCTTCAAACGACcaca AAACAACGCTGCCAACAGTTCGAACAGTGGAAATGATTCGGATATGATGGGAGATCACGATTTGACATGTCGTTGGAAGTCGTGTAACTCTAGTTTCCAGACTCTCAAG GCACTAGTGGATCATGTTCAAGAAAGTCACGTCCAATCAACTGAACAAGAACATCACGCATGGCGTTGTGAGTGGGAAGGATGTGATCGAAATGAGACGTTCAAAGCATTGTACATGCTCATTGTGCATGTTCGACGTCATACAGGCGAGAAGCCCAACAAGTGTGAGGTTGGTTTTGGTGGTGATAATGAGATTTGA
- the tra-1 gene encoding Sex-determining transformer protein 1 (Confirmed by transcript evidence), with the protein MMAPSTEDPDTVVEAQRRGSFSKKKNANGWNKVELVDQCAKQMGSEDKQPGGGDVKTENDPSKNGLGSATSNFIQSSVPPSHQTLSNPLQLSPPAEASVAQQSGASQVFPTFQAALGASSDELLQPNATSSSTSSSASTSSIVPVVKFTNQTAPNGSTVATSVGQNVRLTINGKRVGRPPGTFKRPQNNAANSSNSGNDSDMMGDHDLTCRWKSCNSSFQTLKALVDHVQESHVQSTEQEHHAWRCEWEGCDRNETFKALYMLIVHVRRHTGEKPNKCEYPGCGKEYSRLENLKTHRRTHTGEKPYKCEFADCEKAFSNASDRAKHQNRTHSNLKPYSCQIPQCTKSYTDPSSLRKHIKAVHGDDEYEKAKKSRPANYSNRRRPDHRLAPPTGAMSHPYLATPNSGASVVAHSSVHQQNFINMALAQHHHNAQRAQQLMAATGNVMPMMDPASAAAAAQAQAHHQAQAQMLQTHMMQQAQIQAAAQMQAQVQHQAAMQAHAMQQAQMVLQNNLLGAQSLLSPFSPLLPPSRAPNVMAMLQTPPTPTSVAPMFDIMTSRAPMAPVVSAPTAPAPLVPAPVPASPVFDELREQMREVEPLQQQQQQEPMDQDLQDIRVDGDSDDEDEEEPRTPSGALLLPRGGNNGDGGFGGSGSSRASSGSGTMELSAAPISQNGSRASGSGERGMRSFLIADILQLAADFQNERLLSDVLDLAIFDTRDVRSLHNIYQVYIRAHKAIPITRRPLDWNETHQLHNLYHDPRFNRAEHQDSPAIRDRDTRFWRTIAEANTMRQRQIEPVPLDDDDEGYFDEMVHRVQNGRLNEQFMEGFESDDDDGFEDEDDVPGLGIAVYRGRRRVRREALKQANLDIQEAETAGRNVGGFGDEEDRNNRGHDQDRSFLDHYYPPMVVVVETESPQIVRDQEMMRQFEEAKKNVETDEIKKRAEAMQFGTSSSHHHTKTLLIQRALFDKTSSVRRSLLQFITISVDQEELRQSCHATSAPQGAHVVHNVVDEFDSIMRAQEDSNNRILLSLDIPAPSAVTGVSGSITHADNSALQLQQEQPTSSFSSWFPEDDPIYALPPPPPPPAPPRRRRSADNKDDSENIPKKPRHQF; encoded by the exons ATGATGGCCCCCAGTACTGAG GATCCCGATACGGTTGTCGAGGCTCAACGTCGTGGAAGCTTCTCGAAGAAAAAGAATGCAAATGGGTGGAATAAGGTGGAGCTTGTCGATCAGTGT GCCAAGCAAATGGGTTCGGAGGACAAACAACCTGGTGGTGGCGACGTGAAAACCGAAAATG atccatCAAAAAACGGACTCGGCTCGGCAACAAGTAATTTCATTCAAAGCTCAGTTCCCCCGTCACATCAAACTTTGAGCAATCCTCTGCAGCTGAGCCCACCGGCAGAAGCTTcag TGGCCCAACAATCCGGAGCATCTCAAGTTTTTCCGACATTTCAAGCAGCTCTCGGAGCATCATCCGATGAGCTTCTTCAGCCgaatgccacgtcatcatccaCGTCATCCTCCGCGTCGACATCGTCAATTGTGCCAGTGGTGAAGTTTACGAATCAAACAGCACCAAATGGTAGTACGGTTGCCACGTCAGTCGGGCAAAATGTTCGACTTACCAttaat GGAAAACGTGTCGGACGTCCGCCGGGAACCTTCAAACGACcaca AAACAACGCTGCCAACAGTTCGAACAGTGGAAATGATTCGGATATGATGGGAGATCACGATTTGACATGTCGTTGGAAGTCGTGTAACTCTAGTTTCCAGACTCTCAAG GCACTAGTGGATCATGTTCAAGAAAGTCACGTCCAATCAACTGAACAAGAACATCACGCATGGCGTTGTGAGTGGGAAGGATGTGATCGAAATGAGACGTTCAAAGCATTGTACATGCTCATTGTGCATGTTCGACGTCATACAGGCGAGAAGCCCAACAAGTGTGAG TATCCTGGATGCGGAAAAGAATACAGTCGACTCGAAAACCTGAAAACCCACCGGAGAACTCATACAGGCGAGAAACCATACAAATGCGAGTTTGCCGACTGTGAGAAGGCGTTCAGCAACGCGTCGGATCGTGCCAAACATCAGAATCGTACACATTCGAATTTG AAACCATATAGTTGTCAAATACCGCAATGCACAAAATCCTATACGGATCCATCGTCTCTTCGGAAACACATCAAAGCTGTACACGGAGATGATGAATATGAAAAGGCCAAGAAATCACGTCCGGCAAACTATTCGAATCGTCGACGACCGGATCATCGTTTGGCTCCGCCGACTGGAGCAATGTCTCATCCGTATCTGGCAACGCCGAACTCAGGGGCTTCTGTTGTGGCTCACTCGAGTGTGCATCAGCAGAATTTT ATCAACATGGCTCTGGCTCAACATCATCATAATGCTCAACGTGCTCAACAACTCATGGCCGCG accGGAAACGTGATGCCAATGATGGACCCAGCTTCGGCTGCGGCAgcggctcaggctcaggctcatcACCAGGCTCAGGCCCAAATGCTCCAAACTCATATGATGCAGCAGGCTCAAATACAGGCCGCAGCTCAGATGCAGGCACAGGTTCAACATCAGGCGGCGATGCAGGCACATGCGATGCAACAGGCACAGATGGTCCTTCAGAACAATCTGCTCGGCGCGCAGAGCCTGCTGAGCCCGTTTTCTCCGTTGCTTCCACCGTCACGAGCTCCGAATGTTATGGCGATGCTCCAGACTCCACCCACACCGACTTCGGTGGCTCCGATGTTTGATATTATGACGTCACGAGCGCCGATGGCTCCAGTAGTTTCTGCTCCGACAGCTCCAGCTCCACTAGTGCCTGCCCCAGTTCCAGCATCTCCAGTATTCGATGAGCTCCGCGAGCAAATGCGTGAAGTAGAGCCcctgcagcagcagcagcagcaggagCCCATGGATCAAGATCTCCAAGATATTCGAGTTGATGGTGACTCTgacgatgaagatgaagaagaaccAAGAACTCCATCCGGAGCACTGCTCTTGCCACGTGGCGGTAACAACGGCGATGGAGGATTCGGTGGATCGGGATCGTCGAGAGCATCCAGTGGAAGTGGAACCATGGAATTGTCGGCTGCTCCGATTAGTCAGAATGGGAGCCGAGCCAGTGGCTCTGGCGAGAGGGGAATGAGAA GCTTCCTGATTGCTGACATTCTCCAACTCGCGgcggattttcaaaatgaacgtCTTCTCAGCGATG TACTCGACTTGGCGATCTTCGACACCCGAGATGTGCGTTCCCTCCACAACATCTACCAAGTCTACATTCGCGCGCACAAAGCAATTCCCATAACCCGTCGTCCATTAGACTGGAATGAAACTCATCAACTCCATAATCTCTATCATGATCCACGCTTCAACCGTGCCGAGCATCAGGACTCGCCCGCCATTCGCGACAGAGATACCAGGTTCTGGAGGACAATCGCCGAGGCGAACACGATGAGACAACGACAAATCGAGCCGGTGCCGttggatgatgatgatgagggaTATTTTGATGAGATGGTGCATCGAGTGCAGAATGGGCGGCTCAATGAGCAATTTATGGAGGGATTCGAGtcggatgatgatgatggtttTGAGGATGAGGATGATGTTCCAG GCCTCGGAATCGCGGTATATCGCGGAAGACGTCGAGTTCGACGTGAAGCTTTAAAACAGGCAAATCTCGATATTCAAGAAGCTGAAACTGCTGGCAGAAATGTCGGAGGATTCGGAGATGAAGAGGATCGAAATAACCGGGGACACGATCAGGATAGAAGCTTCTTGGATCATTACTATCCTccgatggtggtggtggtagaGACTGAGAGTCCGCAGATTGTGAGAGATCAAGAAATGATGAGACAATTTGAAGAGgcgaagaaaaatgttgagaCGGATGAGATTAAGAAGCGAGCTGAAGCTATGCAGTTTGGA ACCTCCAGCAGCCACCATCACACAAAAACGCTTCTTATTCAACGTGCGTTATTCGATAAAACGAGCTCAGTGCGTCGAAGTCTTCTCCAATTCATCACAATCTCTGTTGATCAGGAAGAGCTCCGTCAGAGCTGCCACGCGACGTCGGCTCCGCAGGGAGCTCATGTTGTGCACAATGTGGTTGATG AATTCGACAGTATCATGCGTGCACAAGAAGACTCGAACAACCGTATTCTTCTTTCTTTGGACATCCCCGCTCCATCAGCAGTCACGGGAGTCTCCGGCTCCATTACCCATGCCGATAATTCGGCTCTCCAGCTCCAGCAGGAGCAACCG acatccTCATTCTCGTCGTGGTTCCCAGAAGATGATCCGATCTACGCGTTACCGCCACCGCCACCGCCGCCGGCACCACCACGTCGCCGACGTTCCGCCGACAATAAGGACGATTCGGAGAATATTCCCAAAAAGCCACGTCATCAATTTTAA
- the tra-1 gene encoding Sex-determining transformer protein 1 (Partially confirmed by transcript evidence), with product MGSEDKQPGGGDVKTENDPSKNGLGSATSNFIQSSVPPSHQTLSNPLQLSPPAEASVAQQSGASQVFPTFQAALGASSDELLQPNATSSSTSSSASTSSIVPVVKFTNQTAPNGSTVATSVGQNVRLTINGKRVGRPPGTFKRPQNNAANSSNSGNDSDMMGDHDLTCRWKSCNSSFQTLKALVDHVQESHVQSTEQEHHAWRCEWEGCDRNETFKALYMLIVHVRRHTGEKPNKCEYPGCGKEYSRLENLKTHRRTHTGEKPYKCEFADCEKAFSNASDRAKHQNRTHSNLKPYSCQIPQCTKSYTDPSSLRKHIKAVHGDDEYEKAKKSRPANYSNRRRPDHRLAPPTGAMSHPYLATPNSGASVVAHSSVHQQNFINMALAQHHHNAQRAQQLMAATGNVMPMMDPASAAAAAQAQAHHQAQAQMLQTHMMQQAQIQAAAQMQAQVQHQAAMQAHAMQQAQMVLQNNLLGAQSLLSPFSPLLPPSRAPNVMAMLQTPPTPTSVAPMFDIMTSRAPMAPVVSAPTAPAPLVPAPVPASPVFDELREQMREVEPLQQQQQQEPMDQDLQDIRVDGDSDDEDEEEPRTPSGALLLPRGGNNGDGGFGGSGSSRASSGSGTMELSAAPISQNGSRASGSGERGMRSFLIADILQLAADFQNERLLSDVLDLAIFDTRDVRSLHNIYQVYIRAHKAIPITRRPLDWNETHQLHNLYHDPRFNRAEHQDSPAIRDRDTRFWRTIAEANTMRQRQIEPVPLDDDDEGYFDEMVHRVQNGRLNEQFMEGFESDDDDGFEDEDDVPGLGIAVYRGRRRVRREALKQANLDIQEAETAGRNVGGFGDEEDRNNRGHDQDRSFLDHYYPPMVVVVETESPQIVRDQEMMRQFEEAKKNVETDEIKKRAEAMQFGTSSSHHHTKTLLIQRALFDKTSSVRRSLLQFITISVDQEELRQSCHATSAPQGAHVVHNVVDEFDSIMRAQEDSNNRILLSLDIPAPSAVTGVSGSITHADNSALQLQQEQPTSSFSSWFPEDDPIYALPPPPPPPAPPRRRRSADNKDDSENIPKKPRHQF from the exons ATGGGTTCGGAGGACAAACAACCTGGTGGTGGCGACGTGAAAACCGAAAATG atccatCAAAAAACGGACTCGGCTCGGCAACAAGTAATTTCATTCAAAGCTCAGTTCCCCCGTCACATCAAACTTTGAGCAATCCTCTGCAGCTGAGCCCACCGGCAGAAGCTTcag TGGCCCAACAATCCGGAGCATCTCAAGTTTTTCCGACATTTCAAGCAGCTCTCGGAGCATCATCCGATGAGCTTCTTCAGCCgaatgccacgtcatcatccaCGTCATCCTCCGCGTCGACATCGTCAATTGTGCCAGTGGTGAAGTTTACGAATCAAACAGCACCAAATGGTAGTACGGTTGCCACGTCAGTCGGGCAAAATGTTCGACTTACCAttaat GGAAAACGTGTCGGACGTCCGCCGGGAACCTTCAAACGACcaca AAACAACGCTGCCAACAGTTCGAACAGTGGAAATGATTCGGATATGATGGGAGATCACGATTTGACATGTCGTTGGAAGTCGTGTAACTCTAGTTTCCAGACTCTCAAG GCACTAGTGGATCATGTTCAAGAAAGTCACGTCCAATCAACTGAACAAGAACATCACGCATGGCGTTGTGAGTGGGAAGGATGTGATCGAAATGAGACGTTCAAAGCATTGTACATGCTCATTGTGCATGTTCGACGTCATACAGGCGAGAAGCCCAACAAGTGTGAG TATCCTGGATGCGGAAAAGAATACAGTCGACTCGAAAACCTGAAAACCCACCGGAGAACTCATACAGGCGAGAAACCATACAAATGCGAGTTTGCCGACTGTGAGAAGGCGTTCAGCAACGCGTCGGATCGTGCCAAACATCAGAATCGTACACATTCGAATTTG AAACCATATAGTTGTCAAATACCGCAATGCACAAAATCCTATACGGATCCATCGTCTCTTCGGAAACACATCAAAGCTGTACACGGAGATGATGAATATGAAAAGGCCAAGAAATCACGTCCGGCAAACTATTCGAATCGTCGACGACCGGATCATCGTTTGGCTCCGCCGACTGGAGCAATGTCTCATCCGTATCTGGCAACGCCGAACTCAGGGGCTTCTGTTGTGGCTCACTCGAGTGTGCATCAGCAGAATTTT ATCAACATGGCTCTGGCTCAACATCATCATAATGCTCAACGTGCTCAACAACTCATGGCCGCG accGGAAACGTGATGCCAATGATGGACCCAGCTTCGGCTGCGGCAgcggctcaggctcaggctcatcACCAGGCTCAGGCCCAAATGCTCCAAACTCATATGATGCAGCAGGCTCAAATACAGGCCGCAGCTCAGATGCAGGCACAGGTTCAACATCAGGCGGCGATGCAGGCACATGCGATGCAACAGGCACAGATGGTCCTTCAGAACAATCTGCTCGGCGCGCAGAGCCTGCTGAGCCCGTTTTCTCCGTTGCTTCCACCGTCACGAGCTCCGAATGTTATGGCGATGCTCCAGACTCCACCCACACCGACTTCGGTGGCTCCGATGTTTGATATTATGACGTCACGAGCGCCGATGGCTCCAGTAGTTTCTGCTCCGACAGCTCCAGCTCCACTAGTGCCTGCCCCAGTTCCAGCATCTCCAGTATTCGATGAGCTCCGCGAGCAAATGCGTGAAGTAGAGCCcctgcagcagcagcagcagcaggagCCCATGGATCAAGATCTCCAAGATATTCGAGTTGATGGTGACTCTgacgatgaagatgaagaagaaccAAGAACTCCATCCGGAGCACTGCTCTTGCCACGTGGCGGTAACAACGGCGATGGAGGATTCGGTGGATCGGGATCGTCGAGAGCATCCAGTGGAAGTGGAACCATGGAATTGTCGGCTGCTCCGATTAGTCAGAATGGGAGCCGAGCCAGTGGCTCTGGCGAGAGGGGAATGAGAA GCTTCCTGATTGCTGACATTCTCCAACTCGCGgcggattttcaaaatgaacgtCTTCTCAGCGATG TACTCGACTTGGCGATCTTCGACACCCGAGATGTGCGTTCCCTCCACAACATCTACCAAGTCTACATTCGCGCGCACAAAGCAATTCCCATAACCCGTCGTCCATTAGACTGGAATGAAACTCATCAACTCCATAATCTCTATCATGATCCACGCTTCAACCGTGCCGAGCATCAGGACTCGCCCGCCATTCGCGACAGAGATACCAGGTTCTGGAGGACAATCGCCGAGGCGAACACGATGAGACAACGACAAATCGAGCCGGTGCCGttggatgatgatgatgagggaTATTTTGATGAGATGGTGCATCGAGTGCAGAATGGGCGGCTCAATGAGCAATTTATGGAGGGATTCGAGtcggatgatgatgatggtttTGAGGATGAGGATGATGTTCCAG GCCTCGGAATCGCGGTATATCGCGGAAGACGTCGAGTTCGACGTGAAGCTTTAAAACAGGCAAATCTCGATATTCAAGAAGCTGAAACTGCTGGCAGAAATGTCGGAGGATTCGGAGATGAAGAGGATCGAAATAACCGGGGACACGATCAGGATAGAAGCTTCTTGGATCATTACTATCCTccgatggtggtggtggtagaGACTGAGAGTCCGCAGATTGTGAGAGATCAAGAAATGATGAGACAATTTGAAGAGgcgaagaaaaatgttgagaCGGATGAGATTAAGAAGCGAGCTGAAGCTATGCAGTTTGGA ACCTCCAGCAGCCACCATCACACAAAAACGCTTCTTATTCAACGTGCGTTATTCGATAAAACGAGCTCAGTGCGTCGAAGTCTTCTCCAATTCATCACAATCTCTGTTGATCAGGAAGAGCTCCGTCAGAGCTGCCACGCGACGTCGGCTCCGCAGGGAGCTCATGTTGTGCACAATGTGGTTGATG AATTCGACAGTATCATGCGTGCACAAGAAGACTCGAACAACCGTATTCTTCTTTCTTTGGACATCCCCGCTCCATCAGCAGTCACGGGAGTCTCCGGCTCCATTACCCATGCCGATAATTCGGCTCTCCAGCTCCAGCAGGAGCAACCG acatccTCATTCTCGTCGTGGTTCCCAGAAGATGATCCGATCTACGCGTTACCGCCACCGCCACCGCCGCCGGCACCACCACGTCGCCGACGTTCCGCCGACAATAAGGACGATTCGGAGAATATTCCCAAAAAGCCACGTCATCAATTTTAA